A stretch of the Glycine soja cultivar W05 chromosome 13, ASM419377v2, whole genome shotgun sequence genome encodes the following:
- the LOC114381981 gene encoding linoleate 13S-lipoxygenase 2-1, chloroplastic-like, producing MTLKNPYFHQSFINNRASFSLRVHKKYNWHSNDNGCFMNQWKLPFLNTHQRKKKACIVGCDTKCIKTMMVSSHGNTKTHKVKVIVAVKKCSGGGILSNFLSECVDGIKQLIGNILVLELVSVDLDQKTNLEKKTIKGHAQGVEKKERGVQYECTFELPSDFGNVGAVLVQHEHHKEVFLRSIVLHDVPYGPVHFTCNSWVQPKHDCPVKRVFFSDKSYLPSQTPCGLRRLREVELMLLRGNGEGERKSYERIYDYDVYNDLGDPDFSIDLKRPILGCSEHPYPRRCRTGREHSIADPLSERKCLNIFVPRDEAFAEIKQLQFTTTTISLGLSAILASLDTIFIDQNLGFASFQDIDMLYKEGYHLPHPEPKWLTLLQKVIPSFIKVATDNKKTLHFDTPEAVKRDRFFWFSDEEFARETLSGVNPYSIQLVKEWPLRSKLDPEIYGPPESAITREIIESQIIGYRTVEEAIVEKKLFMLDYHDLFLPYVSKVREIKGTTLYGSRTLFFLTKQGTLKPLAIELTRPIMDGKPQWKQVFTPASHSTDLWLWRLAKAHVLAHDSGYHELVNHWLRTHCALEPFIIATNRQLSTMHPVYKLLHPHMRYTMEINSLAREVLICANGIIEISFSTNKYSMEISSVAYDQLWRFDLQALPNDLIHRGMALEDPNAPQGLMLTIEDYPFANDGLLIWDAIKQWVTEYINHYYSNSSVVKSDQELQAWWTEIQKVGHGDKYKEPWWPSLETPKDLIDIITTIAWIASGHHAAVNFAQYTYGGYFPNRPTIARIKMPTEDPSKEEWENFLKNPEQTLLECLPSQIQATLVMVILNLLSNHSPDEEYIGQYMEPSWAENQTIKTSFERFNKRLKEIEGIIDSRNGNYNLKNRCGAGLVPYELMKPFSGPGITGKGVPYSASI from the exons ATGACTTTGAAGAACCCATATTTTCACCAATCATTCATCAATAACCGTGCATCTTTTTCCTTACGTGTGCACAAGAAATACAATTGGCATAGCAATGATAATGGTTGCTTCATGAACCAGTGGAAGCTCCCTTTTCTAAATACCCAtcagagaaagaaaaaggcttGCATAGTAGGGTGTGATACTAAGTGCATCAAGACAATGATGGTAAGTAGTCATGGCAACACCAAAACTCATAAAGTGAAGGTCATTGTGGCAGTGAAAAAATGTAGTGGTGGTGGGATTCTATCGAATTTCCTAAGTGAATGCGTTGATGGCATTAAACAATTGATTGGAAACATACTTGTTTTGGAGCTTGTGAGCGTTGACCTTGATCAAa AAACAAACTTGGAGAAAAAGACAATCAAAGGTCATGCACAAGGGGtggagaaaaaagagagaggggTGCAATACGAGTGCACATTTGAGTTGCCATCAGATTTCGGGAATGTGGGTGCTGTTCTGGTTCAGCATGAGCATCACAAGGAGGTGTTTCTAAGGAGTATTGTCCTTCATGATGTCCCTTATGGCCCAGTACACTTCACCTGCAACTCATGGGTTCAGCCCAAGCATGATTGTCCTGTCAAGAGAGTCTTCTTCAGTGACAAG TCTTATTTGCCATCACAAACACCATGTGGGTTGAGAAGACTTAGAGAAGTGGAGCTAATGCTATTGAGAggaaatggagaaggagaacgTAAGAGTTATGAAAGAATCTATGATTATGATGTTTACAATGATCTTGGAGATCCTGATTTCAGCATTGATCTCAAAAGACCAATTCTTGGGTGCAGTGAACATCCATATCCAAGACGTTGTCGTACTGGACGAGAGCACTCAATTGCAG ACCCACTATCTGAGCGAAAATGTCTAAATATCTTTGTTCCTCGGGATGAAGCATTTGCTGAGATAAAGCAATTACAATTCACAACCACCACAATATCCTTAGGGTTAAGTGCAATTTTAGCATCCTTGGATACAATTTTTATTGACCAAAATCTAGGATTTGCAAGCTTCCAAGACATAGACATGCTTTATAAAGAAGGGTACCATTTACCACATCCTGAACCCAAATGGTTGACGTTACTCCAGAAAGTTATTCCCAGTTTTATCAAGGTAGCCACTGATAACAAAAAAACCTTGCACTTTGATACCCCAGAAGCAGTTAAAA GGGATAGATTCTTTTGGTTTTCAGATGAGGAATTTGCTAGGGAGACTTTGTCAGGTGTCAACCCGTATAGCATCCAATTGGTCAAG GAATGGCCTTTGAGAAGTAAACTTGATCCCGAAATCTATGGTCCACCAGAATCAGCCATCACTAGGGAAATCATTGAGTCACAGATAATTGGTTATCGTACAGTTGAAGAG GCCATTGTAGAGAAAAAGTTGTTCATGCTAGACTACCATGATTTATTCTTACCATATGTGAGCAAAGTGAGAGAAATTAAGGGAACAACATTATATGGTTCTCGTACACTGTTCTTTCTCACCAAACAAGGCACATTGAAGCCACTAGCTATTGAGCTAACTCGACCAATTATGGATGGGAAGCCACAATGGAAGCAAGTCTTCACACCTGCATCTCATTCAACTGATCTCTGGCTTTGGAGGCTTGCCAAAGCTCATGTTCTTGCCCATGATTCTGGTTATCATGAACTTGTAAACCATTG GTTAAGAACTCATTGTGCTCTAGAACCTTTTATCATTGCAACAAATAGGCAACTCAGCACTATGCATCCAGTCTACAAATTATTGCATCCACATATGAGATACACTATGGAGATAAATTCCCTTGCTCGTGAAGTGCTTATTTGTGCAAATGGTATCATTGAAATCTCATTCTCTACTAATAAGTATTCAATGGAGATAAGCTCTGTAGCATATGATCAACTTTGGCGGTTTGATTTACAAGCACTTCCTAATGATCTTATTCACAG agGAATGGCTTTGGAAGATCCTAATGCACCACAAGGCCTGATGCTAACAATTGAAGACTACCCTTTTGCCAATGATGGTCTTCTAATATGggatgccatcaaacaatgggtCACAGAGTATATCAATCATTACTATTCAAACTCAAGTGTTGTTAAATCTGACCAAGAACTCCAAGCATGGTGGACAGAAATTCAAAAAGTAGGTCATGGAGACAAATATAAAGAACCATGGTGGCCAAGTCTTGAAACACCAAAAGACCTTATTGACATCATCACCACTATAGCTTGGATAGCATCTGGCCATCATGCTGCTGTGAACTTTGCTCAATATACTTATGGGGGTTATTTCCCCAATAGACCCACAATTGCTAGAATCAAAATGCCTACAGAAGACCCTTCTAAGGAAGAGTGggaaaattttctaaaaaatcctGAGCAAACCCTTTTGGAGTGTTTGCCATCACAAATTCAAGCAACTTTAGTGATGGTAATTTTGAACTTATTGTCTAATCATTCACCTGATGAAGAGTATATTGGGCAGTACATGGAACCATCATGGGCTGAGAATCAAACTATAAAGACGTCCTTTGAAAGGTTTAATAAGAGATTGAAGGAAATTGAAGGTATTATAGACTCAAGGAATGGTAactataatttgaaaaatagatGTGGAGCTGGGTTAGTGCCTTATGAGCTAATGAAACCATTTTCAGGACCTGGAATCACTGGAAAGGGAGTTCCATATAGTGCATCCATTTAA